The Corvus cornix cornix isolate S_Up_H32 chromosome 8, ASM73873v5, whole genome shotgun sequence sequence ataaatacaaaatcagAGAGGTGCAAACCTCGGTGgtttaaacaaagcaaacccTGCTGGGTTTGTGTAACAGAGAGGGAGGGCTGGCCCAGGGTGTTGACTTatgaatttccattttcattcaCGGGAAATATTGGCCTTCCCTTCTTATTTCCTACAGAAAGTGAGGCAGAGCCATTGAATTAAATATGGGGAACAATAAAAATCAGCCCACAAATGGAGGGGTTTGACTGGGGTCCAGGGGACAGTGGAAAAGGCCAGGTAATCCTAAACAACTCCAGAATGTTTCCAAAGTTGGCCTTGCAGAGCGAGAGCCACACCAGTGATCCAAGGAAAGCAAGGACACGTGGAATGCTCAGTTCCAAGACAAAAAACTCCAGATATGCCCTTCTCTCTAAAGAATGTCCCACACACGCACCTTAACTGtaaaaaagtcatttttatgGGATTTCCCAAACCTCACCTTagttaaataaatttattctgattttattaatgATGGGGCTGAAGAAAACTCAGCCACGAGAGCAGACCCTTAATGAGCTGCAGGTCTGTGAGCACCGAGCCGAGGGGGTAACGAGAGCCATGAACACTGCTGGGCTTATCCCAGACAAACCAACTGCACcagttaaaagcaaaaccagctccCACTCCTGTGGGAGCACGTGCAGCTCCCTCACAGGTGAATTCTTGCCTGAATTCATCATAAATCCAAGaataatcataaaatcatggaatgctttgggttggaatggttcgggttgggagggaccttaaagcccatcctgttCCTCTCTCCtacaccttccactgtcccaggctgctccaagccctgtccagcctggccttggacacttccagggatggagcagccacagctgctctggacaacCAGCCTGgaagtgtttctgtaaaatgtgCAATTCTCACAATTCCAGAGCCATAATTTCATCACATTCCAGGCAATGCCCATTGCCCATCCCTGCCAAAATCCCTCTTCCAGATCAACGTCCAGTGTCTGTCTGGAAAGATCAGATCCTGTGTTTGTTTCCTGGCTTGTTTacagctgacagcagcacaggccaAGCGAATCCAAGGAAATCaaatccctggcagtgccctggtcacccctgccctgctgcagaaATCTATTCCCATGGCTGGGGCCACTCCAGCTGCATCAAATTCCACTTAAACTTCATCAGTCAGCTGCAGCCGTGCAGAAAcattcccacagctcctggcagggctgatGGAGCACGGCCAGCTCCCACCTCGGCTCCAGAGGCAGCCAGGGCCGGGAATTCCTCATCCACCCAAGCCAAGGCCGGTTGCACATTCCATGTGTGGCCATCCCTCTCTCAGCCCGACAATCCAGCGCGTGGGGCTCGTTCCCAGGGAGGATTTACCCTTGTTCCCAGTCAGGATTTGATCCTCGCTCCCAGGGAGGATTTGATCCTTGTTCCCAGTCAGGATTTGATCCTCGCTCCCAGGGAGGATTTACCCTTGTTCCCAGTCAGGATTTGATCCTCGCTCCCAGGGAGGATTTGATCCTTGTTCCCAGTCAGGATTTGATCCTCGCTCCCAGGGAGGATTTATCCTTGTTCCCAGTCAGGATTTCATCCTCGCTCCCAGGGAGGATTTATCCTTGTTCCCAGTCAGGATTTGATCCTCACTCCCAGGGAGGATCTGGCTCCATGGGGGGAGCCTGGGGGTGCAGAACCCCTGAGCTGCCTCTCCCTGAGGGACCCCGAGCCCCAGAGAGGACAAAGCCATTTAACCCAGTAAATGCACAAACAATGGAGATGTTGAGTCCCttttccctccatcccctctgtTCCTGTCCAGGATTGTATTTTATTCCCGAATCAGGTTGCAGACTGTACATTGTGTTAGGATTAGCAAAGGATaatgatatatatataaatatctattttactcttttttattcatttctaaATAAATCCCCTTGGGATGCCTGGACACAGTGAGGATTTTCGTTTTTCAAAAGTGGTTTACAGTAACTAAACTCAACGGATGCCTTATTCCTGAGGATGGCAGGAGTTTTTGGAAGAGGAACAAGCCCCTATTCCCAGGTCCCTGCAGGAATCCCGGCAGGCAGGGGTGCCTGAGGCAGGGAGGGTGTTTCTGTGGAAAGCCAacctggcagcaggacaggaccAGAAAGAGGAGTTGGGGTCTGAGAGGCACCTTGAGATCCCAGGCTTGGGCTGACATTCCCAGATCCGAGTGCTCGCCCGACCCCTCCAAACCCTCAGGAAGTGGCTGGTGCCTTTTTGGGGGGTCTCAAGCCGAGGCAGACCATTACAAGgccagtgctgcaggacacagtgTCTGTGTCCATATCCCACAGATCTCCCTCCTTGCAATTCCACAAAAATCCTCTTTAATGGAGATTTTTCCAAAGCCACTCGCTGACTTCCCTGTCCCCTCACTGCTGTGCAATGGGCAGGGAGGAAAATCACTTTTCCAGAAGTTTTTCCTTAGGTTAAGAGCAGAACTTCTCCCAGGATTAAACCACGgtgacatttccttttcctctgtttctttaaTTCGTTTAACCCGAGGCTGACAGAGTCCTGAGTTCATTCCAGGTTTCCCTCCAGCCTGTAGGGATGAGTGCATTTATTGCTGCATCTGTTCTCCAAATTCAATCCCAAAACGATCCGGAACGAGCCGGGCAGCTCCCGCGGAATCTCCCGGTGATCCAGAGTCGGATCCGGAGTTGTTCCCACACCCCTCCTTGGATTTGTGCTGATAGTCGGGGATACAGCACCACTGCAGGGTTCCGCCTGTTCCACTGGGGTCCGTGGCAAGACTTCCACCGACTCCCCTGGATCCAGAATTCCACTGGCTGCTGGAGATGGAGCCGGTATGGAATGACCCACCGCGGTGTTATACCCCCGAACGCCCTGCCCTGGCATCAGGACCATCCCGGGAGGGCGTTTCCTTGCAGCGGAGCCCAGGCAGAGCCGCCAGACCCTGCCCGAGCCCCCTCTGGAAGCAGGAGCCGTGCGGCATTCCCGCCGTTCCGTGCCCGGCAGTTTAGGATGCAGCCGTGTTCCCGCAGCCCGGTAGGAGCAGCCCTGTGTCTCGCTTCGATGTGCTCTGTGTGGGGTAGAGAAGGTGGCCCTGTCGTGCGTTGTTCGTGAGCTGTTCTTCCCCAGAGAGGTGTCCCATGTAAAATACGTCAGTGCAAAGTGTATATTTTATGTgagaggaaaatacattttaataaaggTAAAGCTTTGTTTAGCTGTAAAAAATGGCAACTGTTCAAGTGTACAGTAACTTCTTACTAATGTATGAAAATCTGTGATATTTTTGATTTGATTGTATTTGTATTGcccaaataaaacattttggcTGTATTGTTCCTAACTCTTACCTTTTCTTTATAAGGGGGAAAgtgcatttatttcacagtaattGACTTtattcagggaaaaagaaagaagaatgacCGCATTTTCCGCAGTGAATTACCAGCTGCCCTGAGTGAAGGTCCCTCTTGTGTTGCAGCTCCTACAATGAATTCCTGGATGGATTTTCCTGCACGTTGCCGTTTATTGGTAAGAAAGGAACAATTCTTCAGCTCAGGCAGAGCTTTGCGAGAGTCCTCGAGGACTCTGTGAGGGGAACCCTGCAGGGGCTGAGTTGTGAcatccctggggacagcagcattCCAGCCTTAGGACTAAAGGGAGAGAatccccactgccagagggcagggatggatgggagattgggaaggaattgttccctgggagggtggggaagggctgggatggaattcccagagcagctggggctgcccctggatccctggcagtgtccaaggccaggctggacattggggcttggagcagcccgggacagtggaaggtgtccctgcccatggcaggggtggcaccgggtgggatttaaggtcctttccaacccaaaccagtctgggattctgggatccTCCCGAGCCCAGCAGTTTTGCTGGACAAACAAACCTGGCCAGTAAGAGctcagaggagaagcagctgcccTGAGGTGTCCGGGTTATGCATAAATCCCTGCAAGGCAGCTCTGGGCGGCGGGGGAGGCATCCAGGGGGGAGAGGCAGCTCCCGGGAGGAAGGAGCCGCTTTCCAAAGGAAACAGAGCTGATGAAGCGTCTGCCTGTCCCCCAAACACCGCACGGCAATCACCGGCACAGAGACACCTTTTCCAAGCATCAACCACATCGGCCGCGTTTCCACGGCAACCCCGCCAAGACAATGCTCCCGCTCGGAATGTTTCTGTGGCAGGAGAATCACAATGGAATAACGGGGCTCCTAAAGCCACTTCCATCTCCGAAGGGTCTGAAAACACCGCGGAAACATTTGCACGCTCCCCGACCGCTTCACCTGACGCTGAACCGCGGCTGCCTGGGGTGGGAGCTGCGGAGGGGCCCCCGGGGGCGGCCGGGAGCGGGGATGAGGAATATCCCGGTGCCCGCGCTGCTGGAGCGGGAGCCGGGATGAGGAATATCCCGGTGCCCGCGCTGCTGGAGCGGGAGCGGGGATGAGGAATATCCCGGTGCCCGCGCTGCTGGAGCGGGAGCTGGGGCAGGACGGGGAACATCTCGGACACCCCAGGGGATGCGGAGCAGCTGCATCCCAAACGAGCCTGCCTTGATGAGGTGCTAGTTGAGAGGGAACTGGGGATAAACACTCCCAGGAACGGGCTGCAGCTCCCGCTTCTGTCCCCCCTCCCCGAGCAGCTGCCCCTCCGATGGCCCTCCCTGAGCATCTCAGCGTTCCTTGTGCCAGGCAGCGCTCCCCAGATCCCTGCAGCGCTGGGCTCTgccgggcggcgcggggctcctgctcctggcagcagcacggCTCCAAACCTCTCCCGCCGGCTCACAGGGATTTATCCAAAGCTGGGGAGACATGGACcggggatggggtggggggcagAGGGTGTTTCCTTGTCATTTCCTTCATCTGCCAGAAGGAATCTTGGCTGTACCAAAGCTCTGGTTTGTGCCCAAAGCTCAGGGGTGTCTGTGAGCTCAGGTACCGCAGCCCACGGCTGGCAGCACCCTCAGTTTCGGGACCCCCCGCCTCTGCTGACCTGCACGGAATTCCCACTGGAGGAGCAAGAGCCGATTCCAGCCCCACTGCGAGCGGCCACTTCCAAAGGGAGAGATGAGCTTGAGGAGAGAATTAAACAAACTGAGGGCAGGGACACATGCCAGGCAGGGGAGGAACCCCTgaagggctgagctgctgatgGCACCTCAGAGCTGTAACCCCAAAAATCTGTTGACCCCAAAAATCTGCCAACCCCCGTGGCCACGCCGGTGCTCGGCAGGCCCCAGGCCCGTCCTGGGACCATCAGTCCCAGAGGGACAGTCTGCAGCAGCACGGCTTCCCTGGGACAAACCAGCCTGggcacacagccccagctgcaaTCTGGGGGCTCTGTGAGcttcctgctcagcctcaggAATTCCCTGGAGCCCCGAGCCTGGATCACTCCCAGGCACGGCACCGCAGCATTCCCAGGGAGTCGGTGCTTTCTGTCTTCAGGTTCATGAGTGGAAACCCAAACATTTACGGTCTCAGGCAACACCAGCAACAACATTTCTCTGAAACACCCCATCTTTGCAGTTGTGGGAATTATGTGGGATTTATGTGTGTATTTAACTCTTCCCATGGACACCAGGCTGCCCATTCCAGGGAGGAgcaccagccctgtgctccagacTCCAGTGGGATGATGCCCTCCTGCAATTCCCTTTGGTTTTCCCAGAGTGCAGCCTGAATTCCCTTCCCCTGTCCAACGGAGCCTCCTCCACCCCACAAGGGGAAACCAAGGGAATTTTAATCAGAGGGTTTCTATTCTGATCAGTGCTGCTCTACTCCGGCTTTATAGCTCCAATAAACCCTTAAAGAGAGTATCAGGCTGGATTTATTTTGATGGATTGCACCTGCCCACTCTCTTGCATTTTAAGGTGCCTCATTACCGGGTgttgaagaatttaatttctgagcATGTGTAATAAACCTTGTACTCCGGCCACTTAATTGGTTCAGCAGTGCTGCGGTGCCTGGGCTGCAAAGCCAATAAAAAGGAGCACAAAAAACGAAGAATATGAACAGTTCTGACTTTGTACAGATAAGCTCAGCAGACGGGTCATGCTTTAATTAATATATGGAGAGCAAAGAATGCTGCCttaaaaagagattaaagaaCTCCTTgtgattatttatttgtttattcatttttgtgTCCCACACACAGTTAACCATCTGTTCCCCCGCAGGATCTTCACCTCCAAGTCCATGCACCCCGAGGAAAGGGCAACTTGCACATTAAATTCTGGAGGAGTGCAAAGTGCCCAAGAACACTTTAATCATCACCTTTACCAGAGGGTCCTCTCTAATAATTATCCTTACTTAGACTTAAATACTTACTTAGGATTAAACTGACTAAGAGTTGAATTCATTGTTCAATTCCTCTCACCAAAGTCTTTGCAAATGGATTTCACAAAGAgacagctggggctgggtgcTCTGAGGGTCTCAGTGGGGATAACGAAAATGGGGTTTGAGTAGCTTGGTATGGAGGGAGTTAAATGGGCATGagatataaatattataaacatatatatatatatatatatatatatataaatcatATTATAAATAGAACAGAATTTTGCTGCAAGTTACTTTTAGgcatttctgcttcttgcaTTTGGCAATTCCAGTGAGCACCTGgcctggcaccagcagctcttcccttccagggcagggaagggagctgggaaggggctggagccccaggagaggctgagggagctgggaaaggggctcaggctgcagcaaaggaggctcagggggggccttgtggctctgcacaagtccctgacaggagggggcagccgggggggtcgggctctgctggcagggaacagggacaggaggagagggaacggcctcaggctgggctggggaggctcagggtggatattgggaaTATTCCTCCTGGAAaggctgtccagccctggttgccttggcagtgctggggaacgGTTGGACTCTGTGGTCTCAgggggcttttccagcctgaacaaCCCTGGattccatccctgctgcctggaACACGCAGAGCACTGACCCTGCAGCGATCCctgcccagcagggctggcagaggcgGATCCTTCACACCCCAACACCAGCTCCTCCTGGATGGGCCACCAGGGCCCAGCTCCTCTTTGTTCCTAACAAACAACCCCTCTGGAAAACgcatttccttgcttttcctaCCTGCAAATGCCAACAGGAATTTTAATGGCATATTTGACTTGCTTGAACAAATGCAGCCTTCATTAGTTGTTATTTTTCCCAGTGATAGGCAGTGGTAAATCCCACACCAGGCTTTTGTGACTGTGTCTAATAAATGTTGCCTCGAGCCCTGGTGCTGTCTTTAATAAGCACAAATCTTGCTGCTACACTGCTTTCCTGTCCTTTCTTCCCAAAAAGAAACTACTGCTGATGCCTCACGCTCTCCCATCCTCCCTTTGTTGGcagaaaggaacattttttccaaggttCTGAACAGAGATTGTTTtctacactttaaaaaaagggaccaaaacaacacaaaaaaacccctttgtctttatttgctgcttctttccttaggaaaaggaaaaaccagtGGCATCTGTAGTGCTGGGGGAGCCTAGAACTGCACCAACACgacaaaaatgctgctttgtggGGCCGTGGAGCCTCAAagctcctcagctgcagggTGGAACTTCCTGACGGTTCCTGGCTCCCTCTGGAGCCCGAGAGCACCTCTGGAAAGGGAATTCCCCTCTCTGGTTCTCTTGGGGCTTATGGACAGAAACCCTCGGGGGAAGTTCCAGAGGGCAAAgctgcagccctgagccccttccacaacaacaacagcaacaaaacaacaacaacaacaacaacaacaacaacaagttcttttcccttcccctttctcttccccttcccgCCCAGGAGCAGGACATGTCCTGAGCAAGGGGAGCTCCCAGAGAATGTCTGCAGGACAGAGATGATGATGGAAGGTTTGACTCACTGCAAAAAAGGCTTCTGGGGCTATTTTGcaaagaaagggatttttgttttgtacatTTACAACACTCCCCAGAACACAAGATGGGAATAAAACTCTGGAGGGACGTGGAGAGTTCCATCCTGCAGGGGAGAGTCCTGAGGgatgcccatggcaggggctggaatgagaggagcttccaacccaaaccattccactCCTCTGTGAAGATatggaagaaggaaatgcatCCTCATGTTGACTCGAATCATCTCCTACCCTCCCTGAACTCCCTTTTTTTGCCAAAACCCCAAAGTTCAAGCCCAAGGTCACCCAGGCAGCTCTTTCTCTATGAGTGAGCTCCTCCCCAGTAAATGTTATATCCAGGAAAATCTAATTTAATCCATTGATGGGGATCCATAAAACAAAGTCACACATTGTGCACACAGAGTTATTTATGGCACTGGAATCTCACTGATTACAACCATGAATACAGGAAGGATCTCTGGGGAATGATAGAAAGGCAGTTCATCCACAGGAGCACCGAGTGGGAATGATTCTGCCATTCCTGTAATCACCACTGACTATGCTGAGTTGGAGTGACCCACAGGATcactgccccagctcctggccccgcacagacaccccaacaatcccacaGGATcactgccccagctcctggccccgcacagacaccccaacaatcccacaGGATcactgccccagctcctggccccgcacagacaccccaacaaccccaccctgtgctgggagcgttgcccaaacactcctggagtCCTGACAGAAGGAACTCTCAAAACACGTTCATTAATTTCTGGGTGCAGGCAGgtcctctgcctctccccacTTGCTGTCATCTGTGTAGGATCCAGGCTGTTTTCCCGAATTTGGGGCTGGATTACgcccctgctgcccaggcaggctGTGGATGAGCAGCATCCCGGAGCCCCTGGCAGTgggcctttcccagctgtgccatgtGCAGGTGAACAGTTCCCCCTGCTGCACCGAGCTGTGTCTCCTGCAGCCAAACCCGCTCGGCTTACGGGGCCGTGCAGGGAAATGCCTGCCCTGGGAATGTCCCTGCACTCACCTGTGGAGATCCCACTGCACGTCCTGAcacctgcacagccacagggaTGTCTCCTGCAGTTGCTTCCTCAGCCCTGCATTTATCACCGGGGCAGTCACAGactgcagtgacacagctctgctggattTGGCCATGGTTTGTGTTTCCTCTTTAGACCCTCAGGTCCTTTCCCCCTCGGTTTTCCCGGTAAATCCCATTTGTTCCCACTCTCAGGGCACTGCCACGGTGTGCCTCACGAGCAGAAGCCGATTGAAGCACCCtgacaaagcacagaaaatgcaacTCCTGCAAACACCCAGCCTGGACTCTTCAGAACGCAAAACTTCACCAGCTGGGAGCACATAACCCAAAATATCCACCAGCATTTGCTAGCAGGATCATCAGACACTGCCCAGGAATTCCAGCAGCCTGACTGGGGCTGTGTCCTGAGCTCCCCAACCCCACCAGCGCCGTGCCCAGCCTTGTCCGTGCACCTCTGTCATTGCATCCCTGGACCTTCCAGTTTGTGTGATTGGCCtcagctggggaaaagaaacCCCAGCAAACAGTTCCCAACCCCCTTCTCCCCTGTGGATGTTGAGGGTAATacctgggaagcagctgcaggagtcACCCCCAGCACAGGCTCGGGGTCAGGCAGAGGTTTCTCCCTTGCTTCCATCAGATCGGGGAGTTTCCAGCCTGTTCCTGCCTCTGGTGTTCCCACACTGGGCATTCCCTCAGCAGCGACAGCCAGCTTCCAGCATGGAATGCAGCTGCATTCCCAGGAATGGGAAGGGAGCACGTTTGGCCCAGAAAGGTGAAGGTTCTGTGATCCAAATAAAAGTGCATTGTTTGAAAACAGCTTTGAGAGCCTcaagaggggaagaaaatggaattttgttctttctccctCCTGCAGAGGATTAAGTTTTCCACTCCAGAAATTGTCCAAGCATcagccaaataaaaatacagatttctgaTTGCACTGACTCTCCCCAGGAAACACCTCCCACAGTTAAAGATTCCCATTTTCCACCTGGTCCCTCACCTGGAGCATCCTTTCAGAGCATGGGAAGGGTCTCTTCCCcccattatttttcccttccttcttttatCAATACATTTTGCTTCGGCAATCTGAAATTCCTATTTTTATCTGTCCAAGCCAGTCTTGCTGAGACGTGCTGGGTTCGGAGTGGAAGCGATAAACCCACAGAAATCCAGAGATAACAGCAAAATTTgctctctgtatttttattcttctcctcCTGCCAAGTTTGAAATGCAAATTGCAGGGACCTGGGGTGTAGTGCTTAAAGCCAAACAAATGCAGCTTCAAGTCAAAAATCTTAGACAGAGCCAGAGCAGGCTCCGAGGATTCCCAGGCTCGGGCTGGAGCTCAAAAATGCCACAGAAGGCACATTTCATCCGGAATGTGACGTGTCAGGACAATCTAGACAGCAAATTAATTCCCAGGCTGGCCCTGTGACATTTATCTCAAGTGCCCAGTTGCTCACTGGCACTTTCTGCCCCTCATTATTGTCCCTGTTCAGCCCTAATAAAATTCCCGCTGTTTTTGATATCCTGCATCTCATTTTGTTTCAGCCGCCAGGCCGGGAATTCCCATCAATGATTGTTTTCCCGAGGTTCCAGATGCCAAAGGGTTCCAAGTGAATGGGAGCCCTCCCCTCACTCTTCCAACCACgtcctctgctctggggcagctctgggcccctcaggatgagagaccctgaggggctggagtgtgtccagagcagggaacggagctgggaaggggctggagccccaggagaggctgagggagctgggaaggggctcagcctggagcaaaggaggctcaggggggaccttgtggctctgcacaagtccctgacaggagggggcagccgggggggtcgggctctgctggcagggaacagggacaggaggagagggaacggcctcaggctgggctggggaggctcagggtggacagcagcaggaatttctgcatggaaagggtggtcaggccttggcaggggctgcccagggaggtttggagtgcccatccctggaggtgtcccaggaagggctggaggtggcactcagggctctgggctggggacaagggggggatcaggcacaggctgggctcggtgatcctggagggcttttccaacccagatGATTCCATGACCCTGGGATTCTGCCCAGGGCAGACTAGGACAGGGGTCCAGCCTCTCCCCACGGCTGCTCCCCTTGGAGGGAGATCCTTtaccctgctgctgccagggacaggcaCAAACATCAGGCAGTGACAGCCTTTGAACCAAAATTCACCTCTGGCTTCTAATCCCGGATTCTGTTTCAAAACTGGGATGACAGAAAGGTCAGAAGCCACAGCTCTTATTTCCAGCTGCCTTCTGTGTTCCTTTGGAGATGGAAGAGTTCAACCTTTAAGCTTCCCCCACACCTCTATGGTTCCATCTCCTTTTCTAAGGATTGTTCAATAATAACAAATCCGATTTCTCCTCGGCAGCCGGCGACGCTCTGCTTCTTAGAAATACTTAAGAAGAAAGGAATCATAAAATATTGAACATATCACACAAGAGCTGCATGTAGGACTCCAGTCACTCTGAAAcagacttatttttttctcctgaacagAAACTCATAGTAAGGAACAAGGACATAAAAGGAGCAATAACAGataacacagagcagaaaacctgTTTCTCCGAATATTAGAGGAACGTACTTATGATAAATGATCCTTCCCTGCTATTGTCTGCCCCAGAAAAATCTACCAAGGGCTGGTAAGTTAAGTCTCAGCATTTTCTTCCCCAGCCTTTGCTgtaaagcagagctgggtgaggacacagctgggcaggggctccctgtgctctgggcaCTGCGAGGTGTCAGGGCTCTGCTGGTGCCTCCTGGGTGAGGATTCtccaggagaaaagcaggatggaaatgcagtgccaggagctgctgtaaCCCCGGGGCTGCCTCGGGCTCAGGGCTGGTCCTGGCCATGGACACAGGACGGGTGTGAGGGGCATCACAGGACAGTGACACATCTGCCCAGCAGCGCcctgacagcacagggacacccagcaATCCATTAAATCCAGGACTGGAACAACATGGAaccacaggatggtttgggttggaaaagctctcCAGGATCATCGAGCCCAacatccccagcactgccaaggccaccactgctccatgtccccaggtgccacatccacagggcttttaaaccccccagggatgggcactcacccctgccctgggcagctgtgccagggctggacagcctttccagaaggaatttccccaatatccaccctgaaccagcctgaggccgttccctctcctcctgtccctgttccctgccagcagagcccgacccccccggctgccccctcctgtcagggacttgtgcagagccacaaggtccccccggagcctcctttgctccagcctgagcccctttcccagctccctcaggaattctcctggggctccagccccttcccagctcccttccctgccctggacacactccagcccctcgGGGTCTCATCctgaggggcccaaaactgccccagtTAAACCCCATGAACACCTCCTGGAGCACCCACAAAGATTTTCCCGATCTCAGAGCACGGTGCAAAAGCACCAGCGCAGAGGTCAGCAGAAAGTGGAAattcttctccagcagcagtgtgagCCCAGGAGAAAAAACTGCCTAGAACTCCAGATGAAGGAGAAATAGTGCTAAAAAAGATCACCCAACTGTTCCCCCTTGCCTTCTCTTACTTCATAAATCATTTTGTTTATGTAAGGGAGAACAATAAAGCAGGCCagatttagaaaacattttttcctgtcaacGAGCAGAATGATTGATGCTGTGCAAAACCAGTATctaagtaggaaaaaaagctttcaggGATGATTTACTGAAACCCACTGAACAATTGGATTTGGATGCTGAAAAATAGCAACTCTTGAGactaaattaattaatgaaatatttgggAATGGCCTTGAATAGTTAGAACTAAACAGAAGGGGGGGGAAATGGCGTAAGATTGTCTTCAATTTCAACCTACTCTCCAcattataaaagaaattatttaagaatAACAATGTAGCCCGAATATCTCAAGACAGAAGAGGAGCCTTGAACAGTGGAGCCTTCTCAGGAGGCCTTGGTGGCTGTATGACAATGCATGAGCGTGGCCCTGGAATGATAATTCCGTGCTGATGGTGCCAGGGCGtttcctcagccctgtgctctgttcccaggagcagccagagcccagaggagccgtgccatgggcaggaggggcagcagggccCGGTGGGGCTGGGCTCCCAGTGCTTCCCTGCACTGCCACTCCCAGGAATGGAAGGGGTCTGTAGCTCCATGGGCAGAGGGCTCCAGGGAATGGGGTGGAGAGGCTGCCAGGGGTGACAGGACAGGGACGGGTGCTCGCTcagccagggaaggggagagggaattTTCGCTCTCCTGGGATGGGTGGGAATGCTTATTAA is a genomic window containing:
- the LOC120410405 gene encoding uncharacterized protein LOC120410405, with amino-acid sequence MCNSHNSRAIISSHSRQCPLPIPAKIPLPDQRPVSVWKDQILCLFPGLFTADSSTGQANPRKSNPWQCPGHPCPAAEIYSHGWGHSSCIKFHLNFISQLQPCRNIPTAPGRADGARPAPTSAPEAARAGNSSSTQAKAGCTFHVWPSLSQPDNPARGARSQGGFTLVPSQDLILAPREDLILVPSQDLILAPREDLSLFPVRISSSLPGRIYPCSQSGFDPHSQGGSGSMGGAWGCRTPELPLPEGPRAPERTKPFNPVNAQTMEMLSPFSLHPLCSCPGLYFIPESGCRLYIVLGLAKDNDIYINIYFTLFYSFLNKSPWDAWTQ